From a region of the Trueperaceae bacterium genome:
- a CDS encoding GspH/FimT family pseudopilin, which yields MSRTTVRLGFTILEVLVALAIVGVLAGIGAATLREPPARLAANSYRSFLQNARHVAISRNRPVLISADAASRTISMLVASTSAASNCEAFTSQQAAFDATEYRQVAFTTDTADGRLLWLPNGRPGHCGGGIAGTTTSFSDGKRTFSVEVSPAGQVRVGSQ from the coding sequence ATGTCTAGAACCACAGTCCGTCTCGGCTTCACGATCCTGGAAGTGCTCGTGGCCTTGGCCATCGTCGGGGTGCTCGCGGGCATCGGCGCCGCGACCTTGCGGGAACCGCCGGCCCGACTTGCTGCCAACAGTTACCGTTCGTTCCTGCAGAACGCGCGGCACGTGGCGATCAGCAGGAACCGTCCCGTGCTGATCAGTGCCGACGCCGCCTCGCGCACCATAAGCATGCTGGTCGCCAGCACGTCGGCAGCGAGCAACTGCGAGGCGTTCACCTCCCAGCAGGCCGCGTTCGATGCCACCGAGTACCGCCAGGTGGCGTTCACCACCGACACCGCCGACGGTCGACTGCTCTGGCTGCCCAACGGCCGGCCGGGTCATTGCGGGGGCGGCATAGCCGGTACCACCACGTCGTTCTCCGACGGCAAGCGGACGTTCAGCGTCGAGGTGTCCCCCGCCGGTCAGGTACGGGTCGGATCACAGTGA
- a CDS encoding prepilin-type N-terminal cleavage/methylation domain-containing protein yields the protein MRSGSGLTLVEVIVAMAILAVGILAVFMLQATSLRGTRTAAASQTLTNMAQSELQLQREFSRHVRSPVRGETCRSLADGDDLYDCEVRVFPCELVGGSLVCRNGDVATADARQVTVIVTARDGASAEVSTVVK from the coding sequence GTGAGGTCGGGCAGCGGGCTCACGCTGGTCGAGGTGATCGTGGCCATGGCCATCCTGGCGGTCGGCATCTTGGCGGTGTTCATGCTCCAGGCCACGTCGCTTAGGGGTACCCGCACCGCCGCCGCTTCGCAGACGCTCACGAACATGGCGCAAAGCGAGCTGCAGCTCCAGCGGGAGTTCAGCCGTCACGTGAGGTCGCCCGTGAGGGGCGAGACGTGCCGGTCGTTGGCGGACGGCGACGACCTGTACGACTGCGAGGTGCGCGTGTTCCCGTGTGAGCTGGTGGGGGGCTCGCTCGTGTGCCGGAACGGCGACGTGGCTACCGCCGACGCCCGGCAGGTCACCGTCATCGTCACTGCCCGAGACGGCGCCAGCGCCGAGGTCTCGACGGTGGTGAAGTGA
- a CDS encoding prepilin-type N-terminal cleavage/methylation domain-containing protein — MRSNRAGFTVVELLIAAAMMLVVLGAALSVYSSGVRANRVTSDVSERREEIQAAVALLQYEISLAGYRCVDAGAVTRTLAGAPLTVVDGGSPSAPDRIIVRFHEDRYGATGCVPQVVEFFVRDGTLFRKG; from the coding sequence GTGAGGAGCAACCGAGCCGGATTCACGGTGGTGGAGTTGCTGATCGCCGCCGCGATGATGCTGGTCGTCCTCGGCGCCGCCCTGTCGGTCTACTCGAGCGGCGTGCGCGCCAACCGGGTCACCTCGGACGTCTCGGAGCGCCGAGAGGAGATCCAGGCCGCCGTCGCGCTGCTGCAGTACGAGATCTCGTTGGCCGGCTACCGTTGCGTCGACGCCGGCGCCGTCACGCGCACGCTGGCTGGCGCGCCGCTCACCGTCGTCGACGGTGGCAGTCCTTCGGCGCCGGATAGGATCATCGTTCGCTTCCACGAGGACCGCTACGGCGCCACCGGGTGCGTTCCTCAGGTCGTGGAGTTCTTCGTTCGCGACGGCACGCTCTTCAGGAAGGG